DNA sequence from the Pseudophryne corroboree isolate aPseCor3 chromosome 6, aPseCor3.hap2, whole genome shotgun sequence genome:
GCGCCCTGCCCTGGAGAAAAACAGGAAGCTCTGCAACATAGCAgaacatgtcccctctattacagaGGAGGGAACCGGGGTGTTCTGCACTTACTGTGTCCAATCTCCAGTACCTGCTCTTAAAGCCTGTCTCAAGTGTGAGGCTTCTCTGTGTGATACACATTGGAGGACACACAACAAGTCAGCAGAACACGTCATAgtctgatccagtgactgtcttacaggaaccagacacaggggacTTATGTGATActgaggagctgtgtaacatgtctgatccagtgactgtcttacaggaaccagacacaggggacttgtgtggtactgaggagctgtgtaacatgtctgatccagtgactgtcttacaggaaccagacacaggggacttgtgtggtactgaggagctgtgtaacatgtctgatccagtgactgtcttacaggaaccagacacaggggacttgtgtggtactgaggagctgtgtaacatgactgatccagtgactgtcttacaggaaccagacacaggggacttgtgtggtactgaggagctgtgtaacatgtctgatccagtgactgtcttacaggaaccagacacaggggacttgtgtgatactgaggagctgtgtaacatgtctgatccagtgactgtcttacaggaaccagacacaggtGACTTGTGTGATACGGAGGAGCTGAGTAACATGTCTGACCCAGTAATTGGTGTAGAAAAAGGGTCCGATATAGGGGATTCTGAGGAGGTAGAGATACATAAGGTaggagatctggatgtgggtctcATCTCAGGGACGTTACGCACATTacctgatataataacagggataaatgTGTGTTTCTATGTGCAGGACCCtgcagacatattactggatgtagcCACAGCTTGTAATAATATACAGATATCAGGTGACAGGAAAACTTCATCATGGTCAGATAGAAACCTGAATCGCCCAGTAACACCAGAGAGATTTGAGTGTGATCAGGTAATGAGCACCTGGGGATTCTCCTCAGGAcgacattactgggaggtggatgtcagTACGTCCATGTGGTGGGGGGTGGGGATGTGTTACCCCAGTATAGGCAGGAGAGGATGTGGGCCACACATTGGCGAGGATGACAAGTCCTGGTGTCTGTATAGGATGGGTAATCAGTACATAGTGATACATGACAACACAGAGATCCGGTTACCTAACAATATCCCCTGTGACAGAGTGAGGGTGTATCTGGATTATGAGGCAGGACAGCTGTCCTTTTATGCTCTGCGTGACtccatcagacacttacacacctacactgccaccctcactgagcccctccatgctgTGTTACATGTATCCGAATGTGAGTCTATAACTGTATGTGAGGGAGTCAGAAGTTGGAAGACATCACCATAAGAAATCTGCCcagagactggtgacatcacagggagGGGAATTTGATGGTGGGACACTCAGCCAATAGAATGAGGCTGTGGGAGGAGCTACAGCTGTGTATATTATGCTGGCCACACACCAGCCTACTTCTTCCCAACGTGTGTTGTCACAGTAGTAGGCGGGCAGTGTGTGCAGACCTCTGCGTGTTAAGTGTGGAGTGGTGACAATGCCAGGGAGtagtagtgacagtgtcagggagtagtagaggatgatgcatagtgacagtgtcagggagtagtagagtaTGATGCATAGtcacagtgtcagggagtagtagaggacaatgacgatgcatagtgacagtgtcagagagtagtagaggatgacgcatagtgacagtgtcagggagtagtagaggacaatgacgatgcatagtgacagtgtcggggagtagtagaggatgatgcatagtgacagtgtcagggagtagtggaggatgatgcatagtgacagtgtcggagtagtagaggatgatgcatagtgacagtgtcagggagcagTAGTGGATGATGCATAGCGACAGTGTcggggagtagtagaggatgatgcatagtgacagtgtcaggaagtagtagaggatgatgcatagtgacagtgtcggggagtagtagaggatgatgcatagtgacagtgtcagggagtagtagaggatgattcatagtgacagtgtcagggagaagtagaggatgatgcatagtgacagtgtcggggagtagtagaggatgatgcatagtgacagtgtcagggagtagtagaggacaatgacgatgcatagtgacagtgtcagggaataGTAGAGGATGAcgcatagtgacagtgtcagggagtagtagaggatgatgcatagtgacagtgtcagggagtagtagaggatgatgcatagtgacagtgtcggggagtagtagaggatgatgcgtagtgacagtgtcagggagtagtagaggatgatgcataATGACAGTGTTggggagtagtagaggatgatgcatagtgacagtgtcagggagtagtagaggacaacgcatagtgacagtgtcagggagtagtagaggatgatgcgtagtgacagtgtcagggagtagtagaggacaatgacgatgcatagtgacagtgttGGGGAGTATTAGAGGACAATGACtatgcatagtgacagtgtcagggagtagtagaggatgatgcgtagtgacagtgtcagggagtagtagaggatgatgcgtagtgacagtgtcagggagtagtagaggacaacgcatagtgacagtgtcagggagtagtagaggacattgacgatgcaaagtgacagtgtcagggagtagtagaggatgacgcacagtgacagtgtcagggagtagtagaggatgatgcgtagtgacagtgtcagggagtagtagaggatgatgcatagtgacagtgtcagggagtagtagaggatgatgcgtagtgacagtgtcagggagtagtagaggatgatgcataATGACAGTGTTggggagtagtagaggatgatgcatagtgacagtgtcagggagtagtagaagatagatgatgcgtagtgacagtgtcagggagtagtagaggatgatgcatagtgacagtgtcagggagtagtagaggacaatgacgatgcatagtgacagtgtcagggagtagtagaggatgatgcatagtgacagtgttGGGGAGTATTAGAGGACAATgatgatgcatagtgacagtgtcagggagtagtagaggatgatgcatagtgacagtgtcaggaagtagtagaggatgatgcatagtgacagtgtcagggagtagtagaggatgacGCATAGTGACAGTGTcggagtagtagaggatgatgcatagtgacagtgtcagggagcagtagtggatgatgcatagtgacagtgtcagggagtagtagaggatgatgcgtagtgacagtgtcagggagtagtagaggatgatgcgtagtgacagtgtcaggAAGTAGTAGAGGATAAtgcgtagtgacagtgtcagggagtagtagaggatgatgcatagtgacagtgttGGGGAGTATTAGAGGACAATGacgatgcatagtgacagtgtcagggagtagtagaggatgatgcgtagtgacagtgtcagggagaagtagaggatgatgcgtagtgacagtgtcaggAAGTAGTAGAGGATAAtgcgtagtgacagtgtcagggagtagtagaggacaatgacgatgcatagtgacagtgttGGGGAGTATTAGAGGACAATGacgatgcatagtgacagtgtcagggagtagtagaggatgatgcgtagtgacagtgtcagggagtagtagaggatgatgcgtagtgacagtgtcaggAAGTAGTAGAGGATAAtgcgtagtgacagtgtcagggagtagtagaggacaatgacgatgcatagtgacagtgttGGGGAGTATTAGAGGACAATGacgatgcatagtgacagtgttGGGGAGTATTAGAGGACAATGacgatgcatagtgacagtgtcagggagtagtagaggatgatgcgtagtgacagtgtcagggagtagtagaggatgatgcgtagtgacagtgtcaggaagtagtagaggatgatgcgtagtgacagtgtcagggagtagtagaggacaatgacgatgcatagtgacagtgttGGGGAGTATTAGAGGACAATGacgatgcatagtgacagtgttGGGGAGTATTAGAGGACAATGacgatgcatagtgacagtgtcagggagtagtagaggacaATGACGATGCATCGTGACAGTCTcggggagtagtagaggatgatgcatagtgacagtgtcagggagtagtagaggatgatgcgtagtgacagtgtcagggagtagtagaggatgatgcataATGACAGTGTcggggagtagtagaggatgatgcgtagtgacagtgtcagggagtagtagaggatgatgcatagtgacagtgtctgggagtagtagaggatgatgcatagtgacagtgtcagggagtagtagaggacaatgacgatgcatagtgacagtgtcagggagtagtagaggatgatgcatagtgacagtgttGGGGAGTATTAGAGGACAATGacgatgcatagtgacagtgtcagggagtagtagaggataatgcatagtgacagtgtcagggagtagtagaggatgatgcatagtgacagtgtcggggagtagtagaggatgatgcgtagtgacagtgtcagggagtagtagaggatgatgcataATGACAGTGTTggggagtagtagaggatgatgcatagtgacagtgtcagggagtagtagaggacaacgcatagtgacagtgtcagggagtagtagaggatgatgcgtggtgacagtgtcagggagtagtagaggacaatgacgatgcatagtgacagtgttGGGGAGTATTAGAGGACAATGACtatgcatagtgacagtgtcagggagtagtagaggatgatgcgtagtgacagtgtcagggagtagtagaggatgatgcgtagtg
Encoded proteins:
- the LOC134935826 gene encoding E3 ubiquitin-protein ligase TRIM69-like encodes the protein MSDPVTVLQEPDTGDLCGTEELCNMSDPVTVLQEPDTGDLCGTEELCNMSDPVTVLQEPDTGDLCGTEELCNMTDPVTVLQEPDTGDLCGTEELCNMSDPVTVLQEPDTGDLCDTEELCNMSDPVTVLQEPDTGDLCDTEELSNMSDPVIGVEKGSDIGDSEEVEIHKVGDLDVGLISGTLRTLPDIITGINVCFYVQDPADILLDVATACNNIQISGDRKTSSWSDRNLNRPVTPERFECDQVMSTWGFSSGRHYWEVDVSTSMWWGVGMCYPSIGRRGCGPHIGEDDKSWCLYRMGNQYIVIHDNTEIRLPNNIPCDRVRVYLDYEAGQLSFYALRDSIRHLHTYTATLTEPLHAVLHVSECESITVCEGVRSWKTSP